Part of the Kushneria marisflavi genome, GGCCTCAACGGCCTTTTTCATGGCACTGGCCATCAAAATCGGTTGGCGAGCGTGGGCGATGGCCGAGTTGACCAGCACCCCATCACAGCCGAGCTCCATCGCCATGGCCGCATCGGATGGCGTACCGATACCGGCATCCACCAGCACCGGCACACGGGCGTTGTCGATGATCAGTGACAGGGCGTGCGGATTGAGCAGGCCGTGACCGGAACCGATCAGCGAGCCCAGCGGCATGACCGCACAGCAGCCGATCGACTCAAGCTCGGCGGCCACGATCGGGTCGTCACTGGTATACACCATGACGTCAAAGCCATCCTCAACCAGCGTGCGCGCCGCACTCAGCGTCTCGATCACGTTCGGATAAAGCGTGTGATCATTGCCCAGTACTTCCAGCTTGACGAGATTGTGACCATCAAGCAATTCACGGGCGAGCTGGCAGGTACGCACGGCATCACGCGCGTTATAGCAGCCGGCCGTGTTGGGCAGGATGGTATAGCGCTCGGGAGAGATGACATCGAGCAGATTGGGCTCATCCGGATTCTGACCGATATTGGAACGGCGTACAGCGACCGTCACGATTTCGGCGCCGCTGGCTTCAACGGCGGCACCCGTTTCTTCAAGGTCACGATACTTGCCGGTACCGACCAGCAAGCGCGAGGTAAAGGTTCGCCCGGCAATGTGCAGGGGGGTATCCCACCGGGAATCAATGCTCATGATGTTCTCCTCGGACCCGACTGGCGGGGTTCTGATGCGATCGCCACTGGCACCGGGGTATCAGCCGCCGCCAATGGCATGAACAATCTCGACGCGATCGCCCTCATTGAGGGTCGTTGTCGCATGGCGGGTGCGCGGCACAATGGATTCGTTGACTTCCACGGCAATACGCCGGCCGGTCAGCGAAAGCATGACGATCAGGTCAGCCACACTGCTGGCCTGATCGACCCGGCGCGTTTCTCCGTTGATGTATAGCTGCATGTCACATCCTGCACTGGTCTCGGGATGTGCATTATAACGCTGGAGTCCGAAGGGCTCCTACCGCGTCACGGTTTCGCTGGAAGACGTCCATACACCGCTGGAAAGCTGCTCGGGATTCTTGAGGACGGTGGGATCAAAGACCGGCTCCCGCACACCATCACGACGCTGACGCTCATAGTCCTTCAGTACACGCAGGGCCACGGGCGCCAGCAGCAGAATGGCAATCAGGTTGGTGGTGGCCATCAACCCCATCGCAAAGTCGGCAAAGGCCCAGACGAAATCAAGCTCCGCCACGGCACCCAGCATGACCATGACCAGCACAGCGATACGCAGTGCCTGAATGGCACCCTTGCTGCGCCGACCGAACAGATATCCCATGTTGATCTCGCCGTAGGCGTAATTACCAATGATCGAGGTGAAGGCGAACAGCAAAATGGCAAGCGCAATGAACCAGGTGCCAAACACGCCCAGATGATCGCTCATGGCATCCTGAGTGAGCTGAATGCCCTGGATATCGACGCCCGGCGAGCTGGTCAGCAGGGTGTCATAGACCCCGGAAAGCAGAATCACGACGGCAGTGCAGGTGCAGATGATCAGGGTATCGCATACCACGCCAAAGGACTGGACCAGCCCCTGGGCCGCCGGATGCTTGACCGTTGCCGTGGCGGCAGCGTTGGGCGCCGAGCCCATGCCGGCCTCGTTGGAGAACAGTCCGCGCTTGATGCCGTTTTCCATTGCTGCCTTGATGGCATAGCCCGCCGCGCCACCGACTGCAGGTCCGAAGCCAAAGGCGCTCTTGACGATCAGCGCCAGCATTGCCGGCACCTCACCGATGTTGACGATCAGGATGTAGAGCGCGACCAGCAGATAGGCCACGGCCATGACCGGTACAATCTTCTCGGCCGTGCGTGCCACCGACTTGATGCCGCCATAGATGATCAGGGCCGTCATGGCCACCAGTACGATCCCGGTAATCCAGGTAGGGACGGCAAAGGCACTATCGATGGCCCGGGCGATGGTATTGGACTGGGCACCATTGAAGGCCAGGCCGAAGGCAATGATCAAAAAGACCGCAAACAGGCAGCCCATCCAGCGCTGTCCCAGACCACGCTCCATGTAATAGGCCGGCCCACCACGGAAGGCACCGTCCTCATGCTTGACCTTGTAGACCTGGGCGAGCGTGGATTCGATAAAGGCGGTGGCCAGCCCGACCAGCGCCGTCATCCACATCCAGAAGATGGCGCCCGGCCCCCCGACCCAGAGGGCAATGGCCACACCGGCGAGGTTACCCGTTCCCACCCTGGACGCCAGCGAGGTCGCAAAGGCCTGAAAGGCACTGATGCCATCACCCGAACCGCGACCGCCAAAGGTCACACGCGCCATGTGACCCATCAGACGAAACTGCATGAACTTCGTCAGCAGCGTAAAGGCCACGCCGGCGCCCAAAAGCAGATAGACCAGAACATAGGTCCAGATAAAACTGCTGATGGGGTCGGTAATGGCAAGAATGCCGTTTTCGATGGTATTGATGAATTCCATGGGTTATCCCCCGCCATGCCCTGCTCTCAAGAAGGCATTACGCTTGTGGTGTATTGTTGGTCGAAGCCACCGGCCCGCCCACGGCACCTGGTGGCTCGGGCGCGTGCGTGCGACCATACACGGATTCACGCATAAATGCTCAATCCGATAGGAGTATATTGCCCATGCCCTCGCGCCTTTTATGGCTCGCCGTCGCCCTGTCCGGACTGGGGGTGGTCATCCTCGGCGCCTGGGGTGCTCACGGTCTGGCCGATCGACTGGATGCCCAGGCGCTCAATGCCTGGCACACCGGTGTTCGCTACCAGGCCTGGCATACGCTGGCCTTCATGATGATTCTGATCTGGCGCGAGGTTGTCCCACTGGTCGGCCAGCGTTTCGTGCTGGGCCTTTGGGGCATCGGTGTGGTGCTCTTTAGCGGTTCACTCTATCTGCTGGCACTGGGCGGCCCGGCCCTGCTGGGGCCCATCACCCCACTGGGGGGACTTGCAATGATGGCCGGCTGGGCCATGCTGGGCGTGACTGCCTTGCGCCGAAGGCCTGAGCCGTCATAATCACTTCAGGCTGCGCGACCGACGTGGCGTGAGCATGAGCATTCATGACAATGTCCCTACCCGATTTTTCCGATCTGCTGGAGGCCGGCCCGCTGGCACCCTTGCCCCTGCCGCCCACCGGGTTGATGGCGCAGTATTTTCGTCATTACGAGCTGGACGCACTGATCACGCAGGTCGGTGGCATCGAGTCGGGACATTTACAGATCGGCGAATTTCGCCTCTGGACTCAGGTCTGGACCCCGCACAACGCGCTTCGTGGCACGGTCATGGTCGTACATGGTTATTTCGATCATCTGGGCCTTTATGGCCATCTGCTAAACCTATTGCTTGATGGCGGATTTCGTGTCGTGCTCTGGGACCTACCGGGGCATGGCCTGTCCAGCGGGGAGCGTGCCGCCATCGATGACTTTGCCACCTACACTCAATGCCTGCGGGGCCTGCTCGATCAGCTGGGGGACAGGGGATTGATCCACGAGCCGCTGATCGGGATTGGCCAGAGCACAGGCGCTGCCATTTTGACCACCGATGCACTGGAGCGCGCCGACCATCATCCCTGGCAGGCACTGGCCCTGCTGGCCCCGCTGGTGCGGCCCTGCAAGTGGCATCGTTCTCGGCTGATGCACCGCCTGGCCACGCCCTTTATTCGCAGCATCCCGCGCCATTACCGCCCCAACACGACCAATCTTGCCTTCACGGCGTTTTTGCATCAAAAGGACCCGCTGCAGACCAACACCCTGCCGTTGGTATGGGTCAGTGCCATGCGCGACTGGATGGGTCATGTTCGAAGGTTGCCGCCCTGTCATCTACCGGTACTGATTCTGCAGGGCCAGCAGGACGCCACCGTGGACTGGCGCTGGAATCTCGAGGTGCTGCGCCGGCTGCTGCCGGCGGCTCGAATCGTCTATCATCAGGATGCTCGACACCATCTGGTCAACGAATCGCCGGACATCCGACAGACCCTTTTCAGGGATCTGCACCAATTTCTGATCACACAGACCGAAGGCTCATGCATCTCTACTGCCGACATGCCCGAGGCGCCCTCATGAGTCGATGGACATTCATGGCGCTGCTGGCCCTGTTGATGACGGGCTGTGCCGGGATGGACAGCGATCTCTCGCGCCCCCGCACCCCACTGGAAAACCTAGGGCAGACAGCAGCGGTTGATGTCCTCAAGGCGCCTCCCTGGCCGGATAACACCAGCAATCGCGTGATTCTTGTCACTCCCGTCGAAGCCGACGCCGATTTCGGCGCCCAGGCCGATGCTCGCTTCGATGATGCCATGACCCGCCGATTGCTCAGCGCCCGAAATGGACCACAGATATTGTCCGTTGCACAGGCCGCCGCACAGCCGGAGACGCCCGATAACCAATGGCGGCTTTCTTCACATCTTCAGTCACCGCTGGGCGCCATCGTCCTGTCGGATCGAAAGCTTTATCCCTATAGGCTGACATTGACGCTCAAGCGCGGCGACAGTGACGATATCTGGTGGCAAAAGGAGATCGACGGCGCGCTTGATGCGCTGGGCCTGCCGCTGTCACAGGCCGCCATGACACCGGCACCCTGATGGCCTGGTAACCGATCACCATTCATGACGTGGAGTGTTTTCGTGCGTGCATCTCATCTTGATCGTGAAGGGCCCCACAATCCCTTCCCGGGACGCCAGGCACTGGAGCGGCGTATGGGTCATTCGCTGCCCATTCAACTTGGATCCAATGAAGGGCTGGACATGCCTCATCAGGCACTGGGCGAGGCACTGGGTACCCAGGTGGCCGAGCTGGCACGTGCCTATGGTGATGCCCAGGCGTTCGAGCTGCGCCAGCAACTGGCCGAGCAGCTGAGCACTTCTCCCGAGGCCCTGCTGGTGGATGCCGGTGCCGACAGCCTGATCGCCCTGACGCTGCGCGCCCTGTGCGATACCGGCACGACCGTGATCACCAGTGCCGGCACTTACCCCACCTTTCGCTATTTTGCCGAGGGTCACGGCTGTCGCCTGGTCGAAGTGGCCTATCGACAGGCGCCGGGCCAGCTGGCTCCCGATGTCGAGGCGCTGGTTCAGGCCGCCTGGCTGCATCACTCAAGGCTGGTCTATCTGGCCAATCCGGACAATCCCAGCGGTCACTGCCTGGCCAGTGCCGACATTGCCTATCTCGTCGATAATCTGCCGCCGACCTGTCATCTCCTGCTGGATGAGGCCTATCACGAGTTTCGAGCGGACCAGGAGGACAGTGCCCCCATGGACCGCGTCGTGCGCCTTCGCACCTTCTCCAAGGCACATGGGCTGGCCGGACTTCGCATCGGATATGCCATCGCCTCGCCGGCACTTCTCGAGGTCATGTTAAAGGTGCGCATTCACTACGCTGTTTCCTCGGTCGCCCAGGCCGCCGCGATGGTGGTGCTGACCCATATTGACGAGGTTGAGCACCATGTTCAGGCCGTGATCAAAAGACGTGAGCAGCTGGCGACACAGTTACAGGTGTGGGGGGCTGACGTCCTGCCCTCGGCCACCAATTTCGTGGCCATTCGCATGCCGAATGCCGGAGCCGCCGAGTCCGCTCAGCAGGCACTGCTGGCCGATGGCGTCATTGTCCACCGCCCCCCACATCCGGCACTGGCCGATATCCTGCGCATTTCAGCCGTCGAGGAGGCTCTGGTGCCCGGGCACCTGGCGGCGCTACAAAACGTCCTCGAAGGCTAACACGCTCATTGCACTCGACCCTGCTTCAAGCGGCAGGGTCGCCCTGCTTCAGCTTCGGGCGCTCTCTCCTGCCACATCAGAATCTGCCGTCATACCCTGCCTCTATCATTTAATTATTAAAATTGTGTTAAACGTTTCTGGACATAAGAGAACACTGTTCTTATATTGCAGTAAAGGTTTAGCCTGTTAACGAATTCGTCACCTCACTGCCATGACACAGTGCTTGATCCCATCACCTGCCCAGGATCCGCACCGGTACTTCATCATGACTACTTCCAGGCACCAGCATCGCCGTGGACGCCCCGACGTTCTCCAGCGCCACTTTCATGGTCCCATCCGCTTTCCCGGCTCCGACTGGCAATGGTGGCTGGCCGATGACGCGGCTGCCCATGATGCTGCAGCGCGAATGGACCACCACATGCGCGGTGTAGAGCCTGATCACGTGACAACACTGCGCGAGCGCAAGGGCCGGCGTACCTTTCGCCTTCAGGTCGCCGAACGCGCACTATTCGCCAAGGAAATTCCGCTCCCCATATGGCGCAAGCGTCTGGGCGCCCTGCTTGGGATTCAGCACACTCTGGTCGGGTTTGATCACGGCAGCGCCGAGGTGGATAACACTCTGACCCTGAATGCGCGTACCGGACAGGGACTGGACGTGCTCTGCGTCGGCGAGCGCATGAGCGCCGGCCTGCCGACCAGCCAGGTCCTGATTCAGCCCTGGCTTGAAGGATGGATCGGACTGGGAGATGCCTTTGATGTCGCCGACGAGCATGAACGCCATTCGCTTCTATATCGTATGGAAGCCCTGCTCAAGGCCATGCACGATGCCCGAATCTGCCATCTGGACATCAATACCGATAATCTGATGGTGTCCACACAGGACAGCGAGACGCCGCTGCGCGCCATCGACTGTGCCAAGATGGAGACGAAGGTCACCCAGCCGGCGCTCTCCACGGCCCTTCAGATCGGCAAGATGCTGCGGGAACTCTACGGCCGTGACGAAGCAGACTTCACCACACGTTACACCCAGGCGCGCGCCATGCAGCGTCGTATCGCCGGCGAGACAGGCATCAATGAAGCCACCGACACCCTGCTGGCGCTCTCCCTGCGCTATCGGTTGAGCAAGAATCTGTCCCGTCGCAAGCTGGTGACAACACCATTCGTCAACATTGACGGCCCGGCGCTGGAAAAACGCGTGCGAGCCTCGAAGAAAAATGCGGATATGCCCGCCATTGTCTGGAACCAGGATCATCCGGCCATGGCGGATGAGGCGCCGGTCTATTCCAGCTCCTGATCTGCATTGATCGACATGACCTGTCGTTAAAAGCCACTACGCTCTAGAGAGTCGCCCTTCACGATCTCTGGAGCGTTTTGTCATGAGCCACCATCCCGGCATTTTCAAACCCCTGCCTGCCGAGCACTTCCGACATCCCGATGAGGGCGGCGCCACCAACGCCGAAACCCGTCTGTCCCGGCTGCCGGGCTATCTCACGCCCAATCGCTGGTTCTTTGTGCGCAGCCACTTCGATATTCCCGAGCTCGATGCCAATGACTGGCGGCTGACGCTGACCGGCGATGCCCTGTCGCATGAGCACGTTCTGAGCCTTGCCGACCTTGAAAGACTTCCACGCGTCAGCGTCATCCGCGCCATCGAATGCGCCGGCAATGCGCGCGCCTCCTTTGCCCGTGATTTTGGCACCCCTGCTGAAGGCGCTCAGTGGGGACAGGGCGCGGTGGGCGTGGCAGAGTGGAGCGGTGTGCGCCTGCGCGACGTGCTGGCACTGGCGGGCGTGGAAGAAGGCGCCTTTCATGTTCTGCCGGAAGGCCTCGACAGCGGACGCTTCGCCCGACCGTTGCCGATCGACAAGGCGCTCGCCGATGACACGATCATTGCACTCGCCATGAACGGCGAGCCCCTGCCGATCGATCACGGCTTCCCGGCCCGGCTGGTGGTATCCGGCTGGCTGGGTGCGGCCAGCATCAAATGGCTGGGCCGTCTTGAGGTGTCGCGCCAAACCCTGGATACGTACTGGAACACGCAGGACTACACTCTGGCCGGGCCCGATTATCCGGCCGTGGGAGAGGCTGACGGCATTCCCATTACCACCATGCCGGTCATGAGCCTGGTCGATCTTGAAGACGGTGCGCGGCTCCTTGCCGGCAACACGATCCTGCGCGGACGGGCACTGTCGGGTGAGGGGCAGATTGTTGCCGTCGACTGCCGCCTTGATGACGGCACCTGGCAGAGCGCTACCCTGCACACGCCCAATATTGCAGGTGCATGGGTCTGCTGGTCACTGGATTGCCAGCTCGACGCCGATCGTCACGTTCTACAGGTGCGCGCGCGGGATGATCGCGGTCACGAACAGCCCGAGC contains:
- a CDS encoding thiazole synthase, translated to MSIDSRWDTPLHIAGRTFTSRLLVGTGKYRDLEETGAAVEASGAEIVTVAVRRSNIGQNPDEPNLLDVISPERYTILPNTAGCYNARDAVRTCQLARELLDGHNLVKLEVLGNDHTLYPNVIETLSAARTLVEDGFDVMVYTSDDPIVAAELESIGCCAVMPLGSLIGSGHGLLNPHALSLIIDNARVPVLVDAGIGTPSDAAMAMELGCDGVLVNSAIAHARQPILMASAMKKAVEAGREARLAERMGRKTYAASPSSPTEGLITG
- the thiS gene encoding sulfur carrier protein ThiS; this encodes MQLYINGETRRVDQASSVADLIVMLSLTGRRIAVEVNESIVPRTRHATTTLNEGDRVEIVHAIGGG
- a CDS encoding alanine/glycine:cation symporter family protein — translated: MEFINTIENGILAITDPISSFIWTYVLVYLLLGAGVAFTLLTKFMQFRLMGHMARVTFGGRGSGDGISAFQAFATSLASRVGTGNLAGVAIALWVGGPGAIFWMWMTALVGLATAFIESTLAQVYKVKHEDGAFRGGPAYYMERGLGQRWMGCLFAVFLIIAFGLAFNGAQSNTIARAIDSAFAVPTWITGIVLVAMTALIIYGGIKSVARTAEKIVPVMAVAYLLVALYILIVNIGEVPAMLALIVKSAFGFGPAVGGAAGYAIKAAMENGIKRGLFSNEAGMGSAPNAAATATVKHPAAQGLVQSFGVVCDTLIICTCTAVVILLSGVYDTLLTSSPGVDIQGIQLTQDAMSDHLGVFGTWFIALAILLFAFTSIIGNYAYGEINMGYLFGRRSKGAIQALRIAVLVMVMLGAVAELDFVWAFADFAMGLMATTNLIAILLLAPVALRVLKDYERQRRDGVREPVFDPTVLKNPEQLSSGVWTSSSETVTR
- a CDS encoding DUF423 domain-containing protein; protein product: MPSRLLWLAVALSGLGVVILGAWGAHGLADRLDAQALNAWHTGVRYQAWHTLAFMMILIWREVVPLVGQRFVLGLWGIGVVLFSGSLYLLALGGPALLGPITPLGGLAMMAGWAMLGVTALRRRPEPS
- a CDS encoding alpha/beta hydrolase; this translates as MTMSLPDFSDLLEAGPLAPLPLPPTGLMAQYFRHYELDALITQVGGIESGHLQIGEFRLWTQVWTPHNALRGTVMVVHGYFDHLGLYGHLLNLLLDGGFRVVLWDLPGHGLSSGERAAIDDFATYTQCLRGLLDQLGDRGLIHEPLIGIGQSTGAAILTTDALERADHHPWQALALLAPLVRPCKWHRSRLMHRLATPFIRSIPRHYRPNTTNLAFTAFLHQKDPLQTNTLPLVWVSAMRDWMGHVRRLPPCHLPVLILQGQQDATVDWRWNLEVLRRLLPAARIVYHQDARHHLVNESPDIRQTLFRDLHQFLITQTEGSCISTADMPEAPS
- a CDS encoding aminotransferase class I/II-fold pyridoxal phosphate-dependent enzyme — its product is MRASHLDREGPHNPFPGRQALERRMGHSLPIQLGSNEGLDMPHQALGEALGTQVAELARAYGDAQAFELRQQLAEQLSTSPEALLVDAGADSLIALTLRALCDTGTTVITSAGTYPTFRYFAEGHGCRLVEVAYRQAPGQLAPDVEALVQAAWLHHSRLVYLANPDNPSGHCLASADIAYLVDNLPPTCHLLLDEAYHEFRADQEDSAPMDRVVRLRTFSKAHGLAGLRIGYAIASPALLEVMLKVRIHYAVSSVAQAAAMVVLTHIDEVEHHVQAVIKRREQLATQLQVWGADVLPSATNFVAIRMPNAGAAESAQQALLADGVIVHRPPHPALADILRISAVEEALVPGHLAALQNVLEG
- a CDS encoding lipopolysaccharide kinase InaA family protein, producing the protein MTTSRHQHRRGRPDVLQRHFHGPIRFPGSDWQWWLADDAAAHDAAARMDHHMRGVEPDHVTTLRERKGRRTFRLQVAERALFAKEIPLPIWRKRLGALLGIQHTLVGFDHGSAEVDNTLTLNARTGQGLDVLCVGERMSAGLPTSQVLIQPWLEGWIGLGDAFDVADEHERHSLLYRMEALLKAMHDARICHLDINTDNLMVSTQDSETPLRAIDCAKMETKVTQPALSTALQIGKMLRELYGRDEADFTTRYTQARAMQRRIAGETGINEATDTLLALSLRYRLSKNLSRRKLVTTPFVNIDGPALEKRVRASKKNADMPAIVWNQDHPAMADEAPVYSSS
- a CDS encoding sulfite oxidase, with the translated sequence MSHHPGIFKPLPAEHFRHPDEGGATNAETRLSRLPGYLTPNRWFFVRSHFDIPELDANDWRLTLTGDALSHEHVLSLADLERLPRVSVIRAIECAGNARASFARDFGTPAEGAQWGQGAVGVAEWSGVRLRDVLALAGVEEGAFHVLPEGLDSGRFARPLPIDKALADDTIIALAMNGEPLPIDHGFPARLVVSGWLGAASIKWLGRLEVSRQTLDTYWNTQDYTLAGPDYPAVGEADGIPITTMPVMSLVDLEDGARLLAGNTILRGRALSGEGQIVAVDCRLDDGTWQSATLHTPNIAGAWVCWSLDCQLDADRHVLQVRARDDRGHEQPEHVVWNDHGCLYNAITRIAFHAEDRSD